Proteins encoded together in one Chitinophaga sp. LS1 window:
- a CDS encoding dienelactone hydrolase family protein, whose translation MKFTLGTLLAIPAAALFMTACNNGSSTTETKDSTKTPTVQVTDVTIESNGIPLNSVIAFNDDTATKKPVIVIVPEWWGLDTHVKNVAQRLAELGYFAVGLDMYGNGKLADNPDSAKAWATPFYANPKLAYERIAAAVAKAKTYSQVDTSRIAAIGFCFGGSCVLNAARLGAPLKSVVSFHGGLATSLPISKDLFTASALICHGGADKFVSPEEVATFKKQMDSAGVKYVFKEYPNATHAFTNPAATATGKKFNMPIEYNAAADTASWNDMKAFLGAELK comes from the coding sequence ATGAAATTCACACTCGGAACTCTGCTTGCCATACCGGCAGCTGCGCTCTTCATGACCGCATGTAACAATGGCTCGTCGACCACTGAAACTAAAGACAGCACCAAAACGCCTACCGTACAGGTAACAGATGTTACCATCGAATCAAATGGTATACCCCTGAACAGTGTTATCGCTTTCAATGATGACACTGCTACAAAGAAACCAGTTATCGTAATAGTACCGGAATGGTGGGGCCTCGATACCCATGTTAAAAACGTAGCACAGCGCCTGGCAGAGCTGGGTTACTTTGCCGTAGGTCTGGATATGTATGGCAATGGCAAACTGGCCGACAATCCTGATTCTGCGAAGGCATGGGCGACACCTTTCTACGCTAATCCTAAATTGGCGTATGAGCGTATTGCTGCTGCTGTAGCAAAAGCAAAGACTTATTCACAGGTGGATACAAGTCGTATTGCTGCTATCGGCTTCTGCTTTGGGGGTAGCTGCGTACTGAATGCGGCTCGCCTGGGTGCGCCACTGAAAAGTGTGGTAAGTTTCCACGGAGGTCTGGCTACTTCATTGCCTATCTCTAAAGACCTGTTCACGGCATCTGCCCTGATCTGCCATGGTGGTGCGGACAAATTTGTATCTCCTGAAGAAGTAGCTACATTCAAAAAGCAAATGGATTCTGCAGGTGTGAAATATGTGTTCAAAGAATATCCAAATGCGACACATGCATTTACTAATCCTGCTGCAACAGCAACCGGTAAGAAATTCAATATGCCGATTGAATACAATGCCGCTGCTGATACTGCCAGCTGGAATGATATGAAAGCCTTCCTGGGTGCTGAATTAAAATAG
- a CDS encoding YhdH/YhfP family quinone oxidoreductase, with translation MTEPFKALQVIEADGKFVLSIVDKLIDNLPPGDVIIKVHYSSLNYKDALSATGNKGVTRQFPHTPGIDAAGEVVSSIDENWKPGDQVIVTGFDFGMNTSGGFQEYIRVPAKWVVRLPKGLTLRESMIYGTAGFTAALSVQALLKTGVQPADGKIVVTGASGGVGSIAVAILSKLGYQVTAVSSKQAAFLQSLGAVEVLPRAEMDDASGKVMLKPRFAGGIDTVGGNVLATVVKSLQYGGAVTACGMVNGGPLPLTVFPFILKGVQLLGIDSVEYPIFKRKEIWEVMATSWKPAQLAQLANEIPLEKLGENINLILAGKIQGRTVVRLA, from the coding sequence ATGACGGAACCATTCAAAGCGTTACAGGTGATAGAAGCCGATGGGAAATTTGTTTTATCTATTGTTGATAAACTCATAGACAATCTGCCTCCGGGCGATGTCATCATAAAGGTTCATTATTCCTCACTGAACTATAAAGATGCCTTATCTGCTACCGGCAACAAAGGCGTGACCAGACAGTTTCCACATACACCGGGAATTGATGCCGCCGGAGAAGTAGTATCGTCTATTGATGAAAACTGGAAACCGGGTGATCAGGTGATTGTAACCGGGTTTGACTTTGGTATGAATACCAGTGGAGGTTTTCAGGAGTATATCCGGGTACCGGCCAAATGGGTCGTACGTTTGCCAAAGGGTTTGACACTGAGAGAAAGCATGATCTATGGTACAGCAGGGTTCACAGCGGCACTGTCCGTACAGGCATTGCTGAAAACAGGTGTACAACCAGCTGATGGTAAGATCGTGGTAACTGGTGCCAGTGGTGGTGTAGGGTCTATTGCCGTAGCCATTCTGAGCAAGTTAGGTTATCAGGTAACTGCTGTAAGCAGCAAGCAGGCAGCGTTCCTGCAATCATTGGGTGCAGTGGAAGTTTTACCTCGTGCGGAGATGGATGATGCCAGTGGAAAGGTGATGCTGAAACCAAGATTTGCAGGTGGTATAGATACCGTAGGTGGCAATGTATTGGCTACAGTGGTGAAGAGTTTGCAATATGGTGGTGCGGTGACTGCCTGTGGTATGGTGAATGGCGGACCATTACCTTTGACTGTATTCCCATTCATACTGAAAGGTGTGCAGTTGTTAGGAATTGATTCAGTAGAATATCCAATTTTCAAAAGGAAAGAAATATGGGAAGTCATGGCTACAAGCTGGAAGCCAGCGCAATTAGCGCAACTGGCAAATGAAATTCCTTTGGAGAAATTAGGTGAGAATATTAACCTGATATTGGCAGGGAAGATACAGGGTAGAACTGTAGTGCGTCTTGCCTAA
- a CDS encoding chloride channel protein, translated as MRDKIIRVNYYKLVIASCFAGLLSAILASVLKHITEYYEDHFFESIRPYSFLFIVFPLIGLVLIHVLRKYAFRKKPNKGIKEIYLTIDTRRNELPAYKIPSHFINGFLTVIFGGSTGVEVSTVVSTATIGAVTRQKAGIANRYKTELICAGVAGGLTALFGSPFVGLLFALEVIAKKVTKTILISTGIAVFIGWGWLHLFHEHALFGLSAFPWTWQAVPYMIGMSVIAGVISVFFTKSVIGIKHRFAIMKNEYVRIGLGAAIVGVSIFIFPHLFGDSYSGVKDMIEQSSHTPLSYTFACTILGIVLLKPIISSVTLGAGGDGGVFAPSIVIGALLGLLVALTCNQFFHTQLVVSNFIILGIAAVLSGAIHAPLTSSSLAVRLSGSFILTFPILLVSMVARYTAGKIYPYTVYSYKDQH; from the coding sequence ATGCGCGATAAGATTATAAGGGTCAATTACTACAAATTGGTAATTGCCTCGTGTTTTGCTGGTTTACTCTCGGCCATTCTGGCTAGTGTTTTGAAACATATTACAGAGTATTACGAAGACCATTTTTTTGAATCGATCAGACCTTACTCCTTCTTATTTATCGTCTTTCCATTGATCGGCCTGGTGTTGATACATGTGCTACGCAAATATGCTTTCCGGAAGAAACCAAATAAAGGTATTAAAGAGATCTACCTCACCATTGATACCCGTCGCAATGAACTACCTGCATATAAGATCCCTTCACACTTTATCAATGGTTTCCTCACTGTCATCTTTGGTGGTTCTACCGGTGTAGAGGTTTCCACAGTAGTATCTACAGCTACAATTGGTGCGGTGACCAGGCAAAAAGCTGGCATTGCCAACAGGTATAAAACAGAATTGATTTGTGCGGGTGTAGCAGGTGGTTTAACAGCATTGTTCGGTAGCCCATTTGTAGGGTTGCTGTTCGCGCTGGAAGTAATTGCGAAGAAAGTCACTAAAACAATATTGATCAGCACAGGCATTGCCGTATTTATCGGATGGGGCTGGCTTCATTTATTTCATGAACATGCATTGTTTGGATTGAGTGCATTTCCATGGACATGGCAGGCGGTACCTTATATGATTGGTATGAGTGTGATTGCAGGGGTGATTTCTGTATTCTTTACCAAATCGGTAATTGGTATCAAGCACCGCTTTGCAATTATGAAGAATGAATATGTGCGTATCGGTCTGGGAGCTGCGATAGTAGGTGTGAGTATTTTTATATTCCCTCACCTGTTTGGCGACAGCTATAGTGGTGTGAAAGATATGATTGAACAATCCAGTCACACTCCCCTCTCCTATACATTTGCATGCACGATACTGGGTATTGTTTTGCTGAAACCGATCATCTCTTCAGTAACGCTGGGAGCCGGTGGTGATGGTGGGGTATTTGCACCAAGTATTGTGATAGGTGCTTTGCTGGGGCTACTGGTAGCGCTGACATGTAACCAGTTTTTCCACACGCAGCTGGTGGTAAGCAACTTTATCATCCTGGGTATTGCAGCTGTATTAAGCGGCGCCATACATGCACCACTTACTTCATCTTCCCTGGCAGTACGTTTATCAGGCAGCTTCATACTGACTTTCCCTATTCTGTTAGTCAGTATGGTAGCTCGTTATACTGCCGGGAAAATATATCCTTACACTGTTTATAGCTATAAGGATCAACATTAA
- a CDS encoding DUF6438 domain-containing protein — MKAIYWLLAIVLVSCKTTTPGSAGQLIQVEAGPCFGSCPVFKMTINQDRSATYEAIRFNKDQQGTYGATIKEEDFVKLQHLLQQTNYANLQDSFKLPITDMASITLHIPHDGKVKNIYDYGKKGTPQLEVLYQFITDLRTTQDWK, encoded by the coding sequence ATGAAAGCAATATACTGGCTGCTGGCAATTGTTCTCGTCAGCTGTAAAACAACCACTCCGGGTTCAGCAGGACAATTGATACAGGTTGAAGCAGGTCCGTGTTTCGGCTCCTGCCCGGTATTTAAAATGACCATTAACCAGGATCGTTCTGCTACTTACGAAGCGATCCGGTTCAATAAAGATCAGCAGGGAACCTATGGAGCGACTATCAAGGAAGAAGACTTTGTAAAACTGCAGCACCTGCTACAACAAACGAACTATGCAAATCTGCAGGATTCATTCAAACTTCCCATTACAGATATGGCATCTATCACACTGCACATTCCGCACGATGGCAAGGTGAAAAATATATATGATTACGGAAAAAAGGGTACACCTCAACTAGAGGTACTGTATCAGTTTATCACCGACCTTCGGACTACGCAGGACTGGAAATAA
- a CDS encoding MarR family winged helix-turn-helix transcriptional regulator — translation MFNNQDEEIAYGIRNLVTIMNKRLRKQMSNPEQLSIAEFNVLSILMIQKEAFPSELGAQLSISSQFMSQILNRMEGLKYISRKSAPSDGRKTLVSLTKQGKQKVELSRREREEWLALMVSEKYTTEEKDVIKKALDLLSVLTEL, via the coding sequence ATGTTTAATAATCAGGACGAAGAAATTGCTTACGGTATCCGCAATCTGGTGACAATCATGAATAAGCGATTGCGCAAGCAGATGAGCAACCCGGAACAATTATCCATCGCTGAATTCAATGTACTGAGCATCCTCATGATCCAGAAAGAAGCTTTCCCTTCTGAACTGGGTGCACAGCTCAGCATATCCTCCCAATTCATGTCGCAGATACTGAACAGGATGGAAGGACTGAAATACATCTCCAGGAAAAGCGCCCCATCTGATGGTCGCAAAACACTGGTTTCCCTCACCAAACAAGGTAAACAAAAAGTAGAACTATCCCGCAGGGAAAGAGAAGAATGGCTGGCACTCATGGTATCGGAGAAATATACAACGGAAGAAAAGGATGTGATTAAGAAGGCACTGGACCTGCTTTCTGTATTGACAGAATTATGA